In the genome of Streptomyces sp. SAI-127, the window ACCCGGAGACGGGGACGCCGCTGGTGGTGCCGGCGGCGCGCAAGGCACGCGTGCGCGTGGAGGCCGCTACAGAAGCTTCCTGAGCTGGAACAGGTCCCTGAGGCCCGCCTCCAGCTTCACCCGGCCCGAGCCCCAGGCCTTGGCGAAGTTCAGCTCGCCGTTCACCAGGGCCACCAGGTCGTCACCGGACATGGTGAGCCTGATCTCGGCCTTCTCCTTCGGAGGGCCCTGCAGGGTGTCGTGCACCACGATCCGGCCGCCGGTCATGCGGCCGACGAAGGTGACGTCGAGATCGGTGATACGGCAGCTGACCGAGCGGTCCATGGACGCCGCCGTGGCGGCGTCCCCCTCGGCGTTCCGCATGTTGTCGGAGAGCTTCTCGAGTGCGGCGCGGCACTCCTCGATCGTGGCCATCGCGATCGACGACGGTACCCCAGCGGTTCGGGGTAGCGTCTGGGCATGAGCGACGCAGTTCCAGAGCCTTCACAAGAGGGCCCGGTCGAACCCGGGTACGACCCGGCTGCCCCCGCCCCTCTGAACGTGCCCCGCACCCCGACCGGCAACGCCGAGGTGGACGCTCAGCTCGAGCGGCTGGGCGACGCCGACCACCTCGCCACGGACGGACACATCGAGGTGTACGAGGATGTACACCGGGGGCTGCGCGACGCGCTCACCGCGCTCGACGCCCGCCCGGGACCTCCGGCGCCCTCACCGTCGTATGACCAGAGGGCGCCCTCGCCCTCGTATGGCACTAGGAGCTGAACCGAACGTGGCAGGAGTCGCACGCAACCGTCTGGACGCGGAGCTGGTCCGCCGGAAGCTGGCGCGCTCGCGCGAGCATGCCGGCCAGCTGATCGCGGCCGGGCGGGTCACCGTCGGCAAGACCGTCGCGACCAAGTCCGCCACCCAGGTGGAGACCGCGGCCGCGATCGTGGTGCAGAGCGACGACAGCGATCCCGGCTACGTGTCCCGGGGTGGGCACAAGCTCGCGGGCGCCCTTCAGGTGTTCGTGCCGCGGGGGCTCGTCGTGGAGGGGCGGCGGGCGCTGGACGCCGGGGCCTCCACCGGCGGTTTCACCGATGTGCTGCTGCGCGCGGGTGCCGCGCACGTGGTCGCCGTCGACGTCGGCTACGGACAACTCGCGTGGTCTCTCCGAAGCGATGAACGCGTCACCGTCAAGGACCGTACGAACGTACGCGAGTTGACGCTCGAAGCGATCGATGGGGAACCAGTGGATCTTGTCGTGGGGGATCTGTCCTTCATCCCGCTCGGACTGGTACTGCCCGCCCTGGTGCGGTGCGTGAAGCCGGACTCCGATCTGGTGATGATGGTGAAGCCGCAGTTCGAGGTGGGTAAGGAGCGGCTGGGCAGTGGGGGAGTCGTACGCAGTACGCAGCTGCGGGCCGAGGCCGTGCGCGGTGTCGCCGCGAAGGCGGCGGAACTCGGGCTCGGGGTGAACGGGGTCACGGCCAGTCCGTTGCCCGGACCCTCGGGAAATGTCGAATACTTTCTGTGGCTGCGTGCCGGGGCGCCCGCCCTGGACCCGGCCGATGTCGACCGTGCAGTTGCGGAGGGGCCGCGTTGAGCCAGAACCGAGCTCGTACTGTTTTCCTGCTCGCCCACACCGGGCGGCCCGCGGCCATTCGCAGTGCCGAGCTGGTCGTCAAGGGGCTGATGCAGTCGGGGATCGGCGTGCGCGTCCTGGAGTACGAGGCGGCCGACCTGCCGCTGCCGCCCGAGGTGCAGCTCGTCAAGGAGGCGACTCCGCAGTGCCTCGAAGGGTGCGAGTTGCTCATCGTGCTCGGCGGCGACGGGACGCTGCTGCGCGGCGCCGAGTTCGCCCGGGCGTCCGGGGTGCCGATGCTGGGCGTCAACCTGGGCAGTGTCGGGTTCCTCGCGGAGGCCGAGCGGGACGATCTCGACAAGGTTGTCGACCGGGTGGTGACCAAGGCGTACGAGGTCGAGGAGCGGATGACCGTCGATGTCGTGGTTCACCGGAACGGGGACATCGTTCACACGGACTGGGCGCTGAACGAGGCGGCCGTGCAGAAGGCCGGCGCGGAGAAGTTGCTCGAGGTCGTGCTGGAGATCGACGGGCGGCCGGTGACGGGCTTCGGGTGTGACGGGATCGTGCTGTCCACGCCTACAGGGTCCACGGCCTATGCGTTCTCCGCGGGTGGGCCGGTGGTGTGGCCCGAGGTGGAGGCGCTGCTGATGGTGCCGATCTCCGCGCACGCGTTGTTCGCGAAGCCGTTGGTGACCTCGCCGAACTCGGTGCTGGCCGTGGAGTTGCTGCCTCACATTCCGCCGGGTGTGTTGTGGTGCGACGGGCGGCGGACGTTCGAGTTGCCGCCGGGGGCGCGGGTCGAGGTGCGGCGGGGGGCTGTGCCGGTGCGGCTGGCTCGGCTGCACCATGCGTCCTTCACCGACCGGCTTGTGGCCAAGTTCGCGTTGCCCGTTTCCGGGTGGCGGGGGGCGCCGCACTAACCGGCTGTTGGGGGTGGTGGCGGAGCGTGTGCGGGTGCGGGTTGTTTGTGGTCGCTCGCGCAGTTCCCCGCGCCCCTGAAGGCCTGACACTCCCCCGGGTGACAAGGGCACCTCGCACTCGCCCGCCCCGACCTCGTAAGGTCTTCACCGTGCTGGAAGAGATGCGGATACGGTCGCTCGGAGTCATCGATGACGCCGTCGTCGAGTTGTCGCCCGGGTTCACCGCTGTCACCGGTGAGACGGGTGCGGGCAAGACCATGGTGGTCACCAGCCTGGGGCTGCTGCTAGGTGGGCGGGCTGACGCGGCGCTCGTGCGGATCGGGGCCGAGAAGGCGGTGGTGGAGGGGCGGATCACGGTGTCCGCCGGCGACTCCGTCGTCGTACGGGCCGAGGAGGCCGGGGCGGAGCTCGACGACGGGGCGCTGTTGATCAGCCGTACCGTTTCCGCCGAAGGACGGTCCCGGGCGCACCTGGGCGGGCGGTCCGTGCCCGTGGGGGTGCTCGCCGAGCTCGCCGACGAGCTGGTCGCCGTGCACGGCCAGACCGATCAGCAGGGGCTGCTCAAGCTGACCCGGCAGCGGCAGGCGCTCGACCGGTACGCGGGTGATGCCGTCGCCGTGCCGCTGGCCAAGTACACCGAGGCCTACCGGCGGCTGCGGGCCGTCTCCGTCGAACTGGACGAGATCGTCACGCGCGCGCGTGAGCGGGCCCAGGAAGCCGACATGCTGCGGTACGGGCTCGACGAGATCGCCGGCGTGGAGCCTCGGTCAGGGGAGGACGTCGAGCTGGCCGAGGAGGCCGAGCGGCTCGGGCACGCCGAGGCTCTGTCGTCGGCTGCCACGGCTGCTCATGCCGCCCTCGCCGGGAACCCCGAAGACCCCGAGGGCATCGATGCGGCGACGCTCGTGGCGGGCGCTCAGCGGGCTCTGGAAGCCGTACGGTCGCACGATCCGGCCCTGGCGGCGCTCGCCGACCGGATCGGGGAGATCGGGATCCTGCTGGGCGATGTGGCCGGGGAGCTGGCGGGGTACGCCGACGACCTGGACGCCGATCCGCTGCGGCTGTCGGCCGTCGAGGAACGGCGGGCCGCCCTCACCGCGCTGACGCGGAAGTACGGCGAGGACGTCGCCACCGTGCTCACCTGGGCCGAGCAGAGTGCCGCGAGGCTCACCGAACTGGACGGCGACGACGAGCGGATCGACGAGCTGACCGCCGAGCGGGACGCGCTCAGGACCGAACTGGGCGGGTTGGCGCAGGCGCTGACGGATGCGCGTACGGAGGCCGCGGAGAGGTTTGCAGCCGCGGTGACCGCAGAGCTGGCCTCGCTGGCGATGCCCCACGCGCGCGTGTCCTTCGCCATCCGGCAGACCGAGGACCCTGAGGGCGTCGAGGTCGGCGGGCGCGCGGTCGCGTACGGGCCGGCCGGTGTGGACGAGGTCGAGCTGCTGCTCGCCCCGCATCCGGGTGCGCCGGCGCGGCCCATCGCCAAGGGCGCGTCCGGCGGTGAGCTCTCGCGCGTGATGCTGGCCGTCGAGGTCGTGTTCGCGGGGACGGACCCTGTGCCGACATATCTCTTCGACGAGGTAGACGCCGGGGTCGGCGGCAAGGCGGCGGTCGAGATCGGGCGGCGGCTCGCGCGGCTCGCGAAGACCGCGCAGGTCGTGGTCGTGACCCATCTGCCTCAGGTCGCCGCCTTCGCCGATCGGCAGCTGCTGGTGGAGAAGACGAACGACGGGTCTGTCACCCGGTCCGGTGTGAAGGTCCTGGAGGGCGAGGAACGGGTCCGGGAGCTGTCCCGGATGCTCGCCGGACAGGAGGACTCGGAGACGGCCCGCGCGCATGCGGAGGAGTTGCTGGCCACAGCTCGGGCGGACGCGTGAGGGGTACGTCCCTGGGAATCACCGCCGCCCTGACCCGCGTCGGGATGGCCGCCCTCCGGGCGACGGCGCCGGGCGGGCGCGAGCGGTGGGAGCGGACGAACTACGCCGGTCGGACGGTCGAGTTGTACGCCGGGCCTGCGACCGCGCTGGCCGCGGCGATCGGGGCCGGGCGGGTGCGGCCCGCCGCGGGGGTGGCGGTGGCCGTCGCGGGGCTCTGTGGGGCGTACGACGACGTCGCGGGGGACCATCGGCGGGGGTTCCGGGCGCATCTGGCCGCGCTGCGGGACGGTGAGGTGACCAGCGGGGCCGTCAAGTTGTTCGGGATATCGGCGGCTGGGCTGGTCGCGGGGGCGCTGATGAAGGAGCGGTTCGCCGACAAGGTGCTCGCGGGTGTGGTGATCGCCGGGGCCGCGCATTTCGTCAACCTCGTGGATGTACGGCCGGGTCGGGCGGCCGGCGCGGTGGTGGCACTCGGGGTGCCGGGGATGGTGCGGTCGGAGTTGGCCGCCGTCGCCGTGGGAGCGGCGGGGGCTGTACTGCCGGACGACCTCGGTGAGCGCGTGATGATCGGGGATGCGGGGGCGCATGCGCTGGGAGCGGCCCTGGGGGCCGCGGTGGTCGAGGGCAACGGGCGGGCGGGGTTGGTTGCGCATGCGGCCGCGGTTGTCGCTGCCGCTGCATGTGGGGGTGCGGTGAGTCGTGTGTCGGCTGCGGGCACCTTCAAGCCGGAACAGGCGTCCCGTCACTCTTGTGAGTGACCCCGACTCGCCGCACACGCCGTTCCCCCGTTCTCCGCATTCACGGAACACCCGTACGTCCTGGCATCCTTGGCAGAGAAGCCATCACGCGTAGGAAGCGCGCGGTACACCCCTCCGCTCGACACCTTCTGTACGTTTCCTCGTGACCGTCCGACCCGAACCAGGAGCCCCGGCCACGTGACCCCCGTGAGCAGCCACTCACCGCACGGCCAGTCGCCGCTGCGCACCGTGCAGGTGCTGGGCGGCGGCAATGCCGGCAGCAGCGCGCATGTGCGCTCCCTGACCTCGGGGCTTGTCGCGCGGGGCGTGCGGGTCACGGTGTGCGCCCCCGCCGAGGCGGATCGGGCCTACGACTTCTCCGGGGCCGGTGCCGAGCACGTGCACGTACCGCGCAGCAGCGACCCCACCTCCGTGGCCGTGCTGCGGGCGGCGTGCGCGGACGCCGATCTGGTGCACGCGCACGGGCTGCACGCCTCGTTCCGCGCGGTGCTGGCGCTCAGCGGGCGGCGCACTCCGCTCGTCGTCACCTGGCACGACCGGGCGTACGCCGAGGGCGCGCGGGCCCATTTCGTGCGCCTTCTCGAACGCCGGGTCGTGAAGGCCGCTTCCGTGGTGCTCGGGTCCACCTCGGCGCTCGTGGACCGGGCGCGCAGGACCGGTGCCCGGGACGCGCGACTCGCCGCCGTCGCCCTGCCCGGACCGCGCGCAGTCGTCGAGCAGGAGGATCCCGACCGGCTGCGGCCCAAGGTGCGGGCCGAACTCGGCGCCACCGGACGACCGTTGCTGATGGCGGTCGGCTCCCTGGACCGGCATCGGGGCTACGAGACCCTGCTGGACGCCACACGCGCGTGGCGCCTTCTCGACCCCGTGCCGCTGGTCGTCATCGCGGGGGAGGGACCGCTGCGGGCG includes:
- a CDS encoding SCP2 sterol-binding domain-containing protein is translated as MATIEECRAALEKLSDNMRNAEGDAATAASMDRSVSCRITDLDVTFVGRMTGGRIVVHDTLQGPPKEKAEIRLTMSGDDLVALVNGELNFAKAWGSGRVKLEAGLRDLFQLRKLL
- a CDS encoding TlyA family RNA methyltransferase, producing MAGVARNRLDAELVRRKLARSREHAGQLIAAGRVTVGKTVATKSATQVETAAAIVVQSDDSDPGYVSRGGHKLAGALQVFVPRGLVVEGRRALDAGASTGGFTDVLLRAGAAHVVAVDVGYGQLAWSLRSDERVTVKDRTNVRELTLEAIDGEPVDLVVGDLSFIPLGLVLPALVRCVKPDSDLVMMVKPQFEVGKERLGSGGVVRSTQLRAEAVRGVAAKAAELGLGVNGVTASPLPGPSGNVEYFLWLRAGAPALDPADVDRAVAEGPR
- a CDS encoding NAD kinase, with the protein product MSQNRARTVFLLAHTGRPAAIRSAELVVKGLMQSGIGVRVLEYEAADLPLPPEVQLVKEATPQCLEGCELLIVLGGDGTLLRGAEFARASGVPMLGVNLGSVGFLAEAERDDLDKVVDRVVTKAYEVEERMTVDVVVHRNGDIVHTDWALNEAAVQKAGAEKLLEVVLEIDGRPVTGFGCDGIVLSTPTGSTAYAFSAGGPVVWPEVEALLMVPISAHALFAKPLVTSPNSVLAVELLPHIPPGVLWCDGRRTFELPPGARVEVRRGAVPVRLARLHHASFTDRLVAKFALPVSGWRGAPH
- the recN gene encoding DNA repair protein RecN, giving the protein MRIRSLGVIDDAVVELSPGFTAVTGETGAGKTMVVTSLGLLLGGRADAALVRIGAEKAVVEGRITVSAGDSVVVRAEEAGAELDDGALLISRTVSAEGRSRAHLGGRSVPVGVLAELADELVAVHGQTDQQGLLKLTRQRQALDRYAGDAVAVPLAKYTEAYRRLRAVSVELDEIVTRARERAQEADMLRYGLDEIAGVEPRSGEDVELAEEAERLGHAEALSSAATAAHAALAGNPEDPEGIDAATLVAGAQRALEAVRSHDPALAALADRIGEIGILLGDVAGELAGYADDLDADPLRLSAVEERRAALTALTRKYGEDVATVLTWAEQSAARLTELDGDDERIDELTAERDALRTELGGLAQALTDARTEAAERFAAAVTAELASLAMPHARVSFAIRQTEDPEGVEVGGRAVAYGPAGVDEVELLLAPHPGAPARPIAKGASGGELSRVMLAVEVVFAGTDPVPTYLFDEVDAGVGGKAAVEIGRRLARLAKTAQVVVVTHLPQVAAFADRQLLVEKTNDGSVTRSGVKVLEGEERVRELSRMLAGQEDSETARAHAEELLATARADA
- a CDS encoding glycosyltransferase family 4 protein, with the protein product MTPVSSHSPHGQSPLRTVQVLGGGNAGSSAHVRSLTSGLVARGVRVTVCAPAEADRAYDFSGAGAEHVHVPRSSDPTSVAVLRAACADADLVHAHGLHASFRAVLALSGRRTPLVVTWHDRAYAEGARAHFVRLLERRVVKAASVVLGSTSALVDRARRTGARDARLAAVALPGPRAVVEQEDPDRLRPKVRAELGATGRPLLMAVGSLDRHRGYETLLDATRAWRLLDPVPLVVIAGEGPLRAVLQGRIEDEGLPVRLIGRRDDIFELLAAADLALLPSRWEARSLLAQEAFHARVPLVATEVGGIPELVGDAAELVPYGDPEALAEAVVRLLGDPEHRELLKERGARQAATWPTEDETVAQVLSVYDELTQPRPLI